The Amphiura filiformis chromosome 15, Afil_fr2py, whole genome shotgun sequence region GAAGTGgatatatttcaacattttgcagCCAGTACAAGTACGTTGTTTATAATTTAAAACACAGTTCTATTGATCTTCCATTTGTGTTTCATTAGCACTGCTTTTATTTTTTAGACACGTATATTTATCTACAAGATTTTTCAACCGACTATTGTAAAGGTAAGATATTGATtacaaaaaatttaatttttgagtttCATAACGGCTACAACTAGAATCAGCTTTACATGTCTACACCAAAAGTGGTAGCCACTACATTGGTTGCGAACACGATTCTGTTGCAAGGGTCTATAGAAACggtaaaaaaaaatgcagggggaattttttcccctgcattttttttttttggataagttgaaatgcagggggaattttttgtgtaatttggattggggtgaattaaaaatgcaaggatgtttttTTGTGTACAcagcatttttgtgattttactgtgtatttggtggttggGGGAGATTTTATACGGGAAAagacaggtttttgtgattttactgtgtatttgatggttgggggagATTTTATACGGGAAATGACAGTAAATGTGTtagtatttggtggttgagtcgatttacacgggaaaagacaggtttttgtgattttactgtgtatttgatggttggggagATTTTATACGGGAAATGACAGTAAATGTGTTAGAAACGGCAAAAAACAAAAAGTCTGGTTTAGAGTTATATGTGATTTGTATGTATTGCGAAGATTACGACGAATAGTGTTCTTTCGAAAGATCATGAACAAAGACCAATTGAACCAATTTTATCTCGGTATGAATGTCCATATTATATTAATGGTGGAACATTTTCCCCCACATTTCACGTATATTGTGCCAACCTCGTTGTCAACCCTATTCGTCAATATTACAAAGGGCATCCTCCTTTATATTCCAGGTCTGAAAATGACTCTATTCTTGGAACAAAGTGAATACCTGAGTATTTTTGGCCGTGAAGGCGGTGTACGAGTCGCAATTAATCCTGCTGATGTAGCAGCTTTACCAGCCGATGAAGGTGTCACACTTAGACCAGGCACAATAACCTCTATTGGGCTTAGATATGTAAGCTAAAGATGGATGTATGGATTGAGGGTCCCCTTTGTATGCTCTTTATCCTTGATTGGTTCTAACATATTGGGAAATggacaaattgtgtgcattttcaaCTGTGTATTCACGTTCATTTCGTACgtacaaaatcttcaaaactggctaaatacgggacctcgcttcgatacaggagagtggttttgaatagatcgacatgatcgacgggcgtacgatcacggcgtatGGAAATCGAACCTGAAATGTTGCCACTATAACTATCCTAAAAAGTGGCTTACCAAATTTGTCCATATTGACCAAATTTGTTTGAGAGGAATTTAAGTTCACATGTTCGGCATTAAATTGTGGTGAATTTTTACGTTTCTTGATTGTCTCAGCCGCTAAATTAGTTTGGATAACTTTCAAAGTAATTTGTGACGTTTCATTTAAAGCTCTATTTGTTTTAAGTTATAGAAAGTAGGATTTGAACAACCCTTGTCTAAATGAAGTCCAATTAAACCCTACACCATCCATGTCCTTTCAGGAGAATGTTTCTCGTCTCGTGGGAAGTACAGTGACTGTATTCCAGATGATGTTGTTTGGCAAGATTTACGGCACGGCAAAGTCGTGCCTGTGTACGACGAACATTATGACTGAAAGGTATTGCAGCGTACAAAGTATAGCTTGaattaatatttttcttaattcactattttataattgtttaaaaagacaGTTTGTCAGCATAAAGAAAGTATACTAAGTATTATAATGGTTCATGATATAAAAAGGGGCTGGAAAGTTGTTTTTATCCGTGGAGTATTTTATCGCGTGTCTCTGTTGCAAATTTGTTTGTTATCGAAGTTCAGACAAATCAAGAATTGTTTGGGAAATCTTTTGTTCAGTTTTGCTTAAATATGTAGCATAATGAAATGAATCTCAAAAGATCAGCATTTCAGACTCTCGATCTAGACCTAACTcatattaatattgataaaaatgTATTACCATGGACGGTAGACTTTAGTTATAGCATTAGTACCGTCGCGAACACCGTATACGGACGAATCAGAGATTACTATGAACTGTTCCTATAAAATCGTATAGTGACTTATGCAATATGCCGAGCAACAAAGGCAAAAACAACTTTTACCAAATAAGTAAACTCGACCTTTACAGGGCTTAGTCAGATTAATAAAACTGGAACAGCTGATAGCTACTACTACTACTCGCCTGCGGTAATGTTATTATTAACTGGGCATCGTCCGAAAGTAAAAGGACTTTTTATTCTCACTTAATGTTTGAATTGTTTTTCCTCTTTATAGCGATGTTTGAGAACTTGCGTTCACCGTAACATAGTGCAAGCGTGTGGCTGCTCTGATACTATTGATCTTCATGGGCCCAGATGCAGGATATCAAATACATCAGAAGGTTAGAAACAATAACTAAAGATCTTCATTTAAGGTATCGGTTTGCAACGTTTActcattttttgtgggacatgagagcacatcggacatatcaaattgctttcggaatacgaggattgtccttctg contains the following coding sequences:
- the LOC140171421 gene encoding epithelial sodium channel subunit alpha-like isoform X2 translates to MEDLILKCTYNEQHCSNISQFATVPDDIYGNCFTFNYVGSIGIPIQSTRAGSKNGLKMTLFLEQSEYLSIFGREGGVRVAINPADVAALPADEGVTLRPGTITSIGLRYENVSRLVGSTVTVFQMMLFGKIYGTAKSCLCTTNIMTESDV